The genomic stretch ACAGCGATGGCAAAGAGGAAGAAGCTCCCGCCAGTCCATACTGGCGAAGTTCTGCGCGAAGACTATCTGATTCCGGCGGGAGTGACGGTCAATGCGCTGGCGCTCGCGTTGCGTCCCGGTGAGTCGTATGTACGAGATCGTGAATTGCGCGCGCGCGATCACGTCCGAGGCGGCCCTGCGACTCGCGCGCCACCTCGGGACCAGCCCCGAGTTCTGGCTCGGTCTGCAGAGCGACTACGATCTGGAAAAGGCCCAGCAAGAATTCGAGGAGCGGATCGAACGCGAGGTTCAGCCGCGGGGACGCGCCGCGTAGCGTCTCAGCGCCTGATAGCACGACCTTAGTTAGAAGCTCTTCGGTAGATTTTCAAAGCGGACCCGGCCACCGCCGAGCCGATCACGCTGTGGATTCGCGATAATCAACAGGTTTGCAGGTCGCGCACCGCAAGCGATCATGGAAATCGTTGAAAGACCGTGCTGGAGGTGCCGGCGATGAAGATTCCGGGAGCGGACGAAGCGATCGAGCATCTGGCCTCGTGGGCCCGGCGCGGACGGTGGAAAGAGGAATGCGCGCGTACGATTGCGGAACACTTTGAGCCGGTATGCGCAAAGATCGGGCTGAACGGGGACGATTTGGCGCAGTTGCTTGGGGAGGACCTGTACTCGATGGTCGAGGCCTGCGCCTTCGAGGATTTCCTCGCGTCTCGCGTGGGTCCCAGAGGGCGCAACATTGTCGATGACTACCTGGACCAGCGCGGCTGGAAGGAGTCGATTCAGGGGCGCGACTATTTGCACGCGTTGCGAGCCTCGGTCCTGAGCGTCTATGAAGTGAT from Candidatus Binataceae bacterium encodes the following:
- a CDS encoding HigA family addiction module antitoxin, with the translated sequence MRWRSRCVPVSRMYEIVNCARAITSEAALRLARHLGTSPEFWLGLQSDYDLEKAQQEFEERIEREVQPRGRAA